In Psychrobacter sp. P11G3, a single genomic region encodes these proteins:
- the rpmA gene encoding 50S ribosomal protein L27 produces MAHKKAAGSSRNGRDSNPKMLGVKIFGGQAITAGNIIVRQRGTEFHAGEGVGMGRDHTLFALNDGVVKFATKGKFNRRYVTVENA; encoded by the coding sequence ATGGCACATAAAAAAGCTGCCGGTTCGAGCCGTAACGGTCGTGATTCAAACCCAAAAATGCTAGGCGTAAAAATCTTTGGTGGCCAAGCTATCACAGCTGGTAACATCATCGTTCGTCAACGTGGTACAGAATTCCACGCAGGCGAAGGCGTTGGCATGGGTCGTGACCATACTTTATTTGCACTGAATGACGGTGTTGTAAAGTTTGCGACCAAAGGTAAATTTAACCGTCGTTATGTTACGGTTGAAAACGCATAA
- the rplU gene encoding 50S ribosomal protein L21 — protein sequence MYAVIKTGGKQHRVVVDELLKVELLKAEKGETIKFEDVLMVVDGDNVKIGQPVVDGASVEVEVVEHGRGEKIRIIKHNRRKHYHKEQGHRQWYTLLKIKAINA from the coding sequence ATGTACGCAGTAATCAAAACTGGTGGTAAACAGCACCGTGTAGTCGTCGATGAATTGCTTAAAGTTGAACTACTAAAAGCAGAAAAAGGCGAAACAATCAAATTTGAAGACGTGTTGATGGTTGTTGACGGCGATAACGTCAAAATCGGTCAGCCTGTTGTTGACGGCGCTAGCGTAGAAGTTGAAGTTGTTGAGCATGGTCGCGGCGAAAAAATCCGTATCATCAAGCACAACCGTCGTAAGCATTATCACAAAGAACAAGGTCACCGCCAATGGTACACCTTGTTAAAAATCAAAGCGATTAATGCCTAA
- a CDS encoding polyprenyl synthetase family protein — protein sequence MTSTSLNNTVPASQSTPSYADIQSIVANDFEVMDKQVFGSLNSKVQLVMSVSQHVINAGGKRMRPLITLLCARMFDDNPSEKAMHLAAITEMLHTATLVHDDVIDESGQRRGKPTANATWDNATAVLVGDYLIARAFNLLVGFQSLPLLQVFSDGTCDIAEGEVLQLQHQHNPAATEEDYLRIIDGKTSRLFMMATQGAAILQDKTEYMTALGDFGQHFGNAFQIIDDVLDYSGDSEVMGKNLGDDLAEGKPTLPTIKALELLKDSDTEGYEQLRVAVQTGKTPNAEQLIELVRSSGSLDYCKQRALEETRLAQQALSTLPDNRYRQGLYQLTELASARLV from the coding sequence ATGACTAGTACCTCTTTAAATAATACCGTGCCTGCCTCTCAATCGACGCCTAGCTATGCTGATATTCAAAGTATCGTGGCCAATGATTTTGAGGTGATGGACAAGCAAGTATTTGGCAGTTTGAACTCAAAAGTACAACTCGTCATGAGCGTCTCGCAACACGTGATCAATGCTGGCGGCAAACGTATGCGTCCGCTGATTACCTTGCTTTGCGCACGTATGTTTGATGACAATCCATCAGAAAAAGCCATGCATCTAGCAGCTATCACGGAAATGCTACATACCGCTACCCTAGTCCATGACGATGTCATCGATGAGTCAGGGCAGCGCCGTGGAAAGCCAACGGCAAATGCGACGTGGGACAATGCCACCGCTGTATTGGTCGGTGACTATCTGATTGCCCGTGCTTTTAATCTTTTGGTTGGTTTTCAGAGCTTGCCATTGTTACAAGTGTTCTCTGATGGGACCTGTGATATTGCTGAAGGCGAAGTATTACAGTTACAGCACCAGCATAACCCTGCCGCAACAGAGGAAGATTACTTACGTATTATCGATGGCAAAACATCACGCCTGTTCATGATGGCGACCCAAGGTGCTGCTATCTTGCAAGACAAGACAGAATATATGACGGCATTGGGCGATTTCGGACAGCATTTTGGTAATGCGTTCCAAATTATCGATGATGTGCTCGACTATAGTGGCGACAGTGAAGTGATGGGCAAAAACTTAGGCGATGATCTTGCTGAAGGCAAACCTACCCTACCGACTATCAAAGCACTCGAGCTACTCAAAGACAGCGACACTGAAGGCTATGAGCAGTTACGTGTTGCCGTTCAGACAGGTAAAACACCAAATGCTGAGCAACTGATTGAGTTAGTACGTAGCTCAGGCTCATTAGATTATTGCAAGCAACGCGCGTTGGAAGAAACTAGGCTCGCACAACAAGCCCTCAGCACACTGCCTGACAACCGTTATCGTCAAGGTCTGTACCAGCTGACTGAGCTTGCTAGCGCACGATTGGTATAA
- a CDS encoding efflux RND transporter periplasmic adaptor subunit, whose protein sequence is MKHSYLALVIASVLSGAVLVGCDNNEDAAGEQAAQQQMPPAVVNVQTVTLDTVPQVQTFSGRTAAYQTADVRPQVNGVIDEVLFREGSNVKKGQPLYRINTDNYASSVSSGQAAVQQSQANYQTALANNANAKAELVSRQASLAQAQNDLQRLQGLVSINAISQQQYEQAQTAVRTAQAAVQSAAAAVGQTQAGIESAKAGIQTAKAGLDASTLDLNRTIVRAPLTGRTDRSSVTAGTLVSAGQADPLVTISRLDPIYVDISQSSSELLKLRQQIADGTAQPGMNSVELVLEDGSVYPVRGKLALSEAKVDESTGAVTLRAIFPNSNNILLPGMYVTARLTQSVITNAALVPQSAVTRTPKSETQVYIVDENNKIQVRPVTINGTYDGQWVVTEGLKAGDKVVVIGGAKVKPDQEVVAKPLESANPAPAAAKNAPNTKTPQQAAKTMDKKPAGDETSSEKSTEAAAN, encoded by the coding sequence ATGAAGCACTCTTATCTTGCGCTTGTAATAGCATCTGTACTATCTGGAGCTGTACTGGTTGGCTGTGACAATAACGAGGACGCCGCTGGTGAGCAAGCCGCACAGCAGCAAATGCCGCCTGCGGTTGTCAACGTTCAGACAGTCACTCTCGATACCGTCCCTCAAGTACAAACTTTTTCTGGTCGTACTGCAGCTTATCAAACTGCTGACGTCCGCCCACAGGTCAACGGTGTGATTGACGAAGTACTATTCCGTGAAGGAAGTAACGTCAAAAAAGGTCAGCCGCTGTATCGCATCAATACTGACAACTACGCTTCATCGGTAAGCAGTGGTCAAGCAGCCGTGCAGCAATCACAAGCCAACTATCAGACAGCTTTGGCAAACAATGCAAACGCAAAAGCTGAGTTAGTCAGTCGTCAAGCGTCATTAGCACAAGCGCAAAACGACTTACAACGTCTGCAGGGTCTGGTCAGTATCAACGCCATCTCACAGCAGCAATATGAGCAAGCACAGACGGCTGTACGTACCGCACAGGCCGCGGTACAAAGCGCCGCTGCTGCTGTTGGTCAGACACAAGCCGGTATCGAAAGCGCAAAAGCAGGCATTCAGACCGCAAAAGCTGGTCTTGATGCTAGCACATTGGATCTGAACCGTACTATCGTGCGTGCGCCTCTCACCGGTCGTACGGATCGCTCAAGCGTAACTGCTGGTACGCTGGTTAGCGCCGGTCAAGCCGATCCATTGGTGACTATTTCACGCTTAGACCCTATCTACGTCGATATCAGCCAGTCTTCTTCTGAGTTGCTCAAGCTTCGTCAGCAGATTGCAGATGGTACTGCTCAGCCAGGTATGAACTCAGTTGAATTGGTGCTAGAAGACGGTTCTGTTTACCCAGTACGCGGTAAGCTTGCACTGTCTGAAGCCAAAGTTGATGAGTCAACAGGCGCTGTCACCTTACGTGCTATTTTTCCAAACAGCAATAACATCCTGCTACCAGGTATGTATGTCACGGCACGTTTGACACAGAGTGTTATTACCAACGCAGCCCTTGTCCCGCAAAGTGCAGTCACTCGTACGCCGAAGAGTGAGACGCAAGTCTATATCGTTGACGAAAATAATAAAATCCAAGTACGTCCGGTCACCATTAATGGTACTTACGATGGACAATGGGTCGTCACTGAAGGCTTGAAAGCAGGTGACAAAGTGGTTGTGATTGGTGGTGCTAAGGTCAAGCCTGACCAAGAAGTGGTCGCCAAACCACTAGAAAGTGCAAATCCAGCACCAGCTGCTGCAAAAAATGCGCCTAATACCAAAACGCCGCAGCAAGCCGCAAAAACGATGGATAAAAAGCCAGCTGGCGATGAGACTTCTAGTGAAAAATCAACAGAAGCCGCTGCCAACTAA
- a CDS encoding efflux RND transporter permease subunit, with amino-acid sequence MSRFFINRPIFAWVLAVLVMLIGVISVLNLPIEQYPRIAPPTISVSASYPGANAQTVENSVVQIIEQRMKGLDGLMYMSSSSSSNGSASVTLTFENGTDPDTAQVQVQNKLQAAMSSLPESVQRQGVNVNKSSSSFLMVQAFISEDGTMDRADIADYINSNVVDSISRVEGVGEVQVFGSTYAMRVWLDPSRLRSYNMIPSDVVNAIRAQNAQVSAGQLGQAPADTDKQVINATVTVQSYLQTPEEFKNILLKTDTSGAQVRLGDVADVEIGSENYSVVSLYNGQEAAGLGISLAGGANALETREAVGARMAELEKNFPIGLASVVPYDTTPFVRLSIEQVVMTLIEAIVLVFIVMFIFLQNWRATIIPTLAVPVVLLGTFAVLYIAGFSINVLTMFAMVLSIGLLVDDAIVVVENVERILEEDPHISIKDATIQSMGEISKIVIGIALILSAVFVPMAFFGGSTGVIYRQFSITLITSMVLSAMVALVFTPALCVTLLKRGKSHEKGSTEKQKGFFGWFNRGFFKLSRSYENFVGKSIRFKWLYMIGYAAIIGIMAVVFLRIPGSFLPEEDQGIMFTLVQLPAGSTLDETQDVLDKVRNYYDTQETDNIASVFTIAGFSFAGQGQNMGLAFVRLSDWEERSGDENTAQAVAGRAMGYFFTQLNEAQVFAIVPPAITELGNASGFDLMIQDSGNLGHDGLLEARNMLLGMAAQNDQVAGVRPNGQEDSPQLKVNINQEQAAAYGLSLSNINSVISTAWGSSYVNDFIDRGRIKRVYVQGEASSRTNPDDIGKWYVRNDMNDMISFDAFSSSEWQSGSPRLTRYNSLPSMNIQGSAAPGLSTGEAMSSMEAMIDKLPEGISYEWTGMSLEEQKSGAQAPMLYALSILVVFLCLAALYESWSIPVSVLLVIPLGVLGAVIFTWLRGFANDIYLQVGLLTVVGLSAKNAILIIEFAKEHQEEGYSLTEAVMTAARQRLRPIIMTSLAFGLGVVPLFLANGPGSGSQNAIGTSVVGGVITATLLGIFFIPMFYIWVRSAFPHKYENNTPNDKDGGNGTPNSHNPTPSESYQPASLGDNTQ; translated from the coding sequence ATGTCACGTTTTTTTATTAATCGCCCTATTTTTGCATGGGTGCTGGCTGTTTTGGTCATGCTCATCGGGGTAATATCCGTTCTTAATCTACCGATTGAACAATATCCACGTATCGCACCACCAACGATTTCAGTCAGTGCAAGCTATCCTGGTGCCAATGCGCAAACCGTAGAAAACTCAGTAGTACAGATCATTGAGCAGCGTATGAAAGGTCTAGATGGCCTGATGTATATGTCATCATCGAGCTCGTCAAATGGTAGTGCGTCTGTGACGCTAACCTTTGAAAACGGCACAGATCCTGACACAGCTCAAGTACAAGTACAGAACAAACTGCAAGCAGCGATGAGCTCCTTGCCTGAGTCTGTTCAGCGTCAAGGTGTCAACGTCAATAAATCGTCTAGCAGCTTTTTGATGGTGCAAGCATTTATTTCTGAAGATGGCACCATGGATCGGGCAGATATTGCCGATTATATTAACTCTAATGTCGTCGATTCGATCAGTCGTGTAGAGGGTGTGGGTGAAGTTCAAGTCTTTGGCTCTACCTATGCGATGCGTGTTTGGTTAGACCCATCACGCCTACGTAGCTACAACATGATACCTTCAGATGTCGTCAATGCGATACGAGCACAGAATGCTCAGGTATCTGCTGGTCAATTGGGTCAAGCACCTGCCGACACAGACAAACAAGTTATCAACGCCACTGTTACTGTACAAAGCTATCTTCAAACGCCTGAAGAATTTAAAAACATTCTACTAAAAACAGATACCTCAGGCGCACAAGTGCGCTTAGGCGATGTGGCAGATGTCGAGATTGGCAGTGAAAACTATAGCGTTGTGTCTTTATACAATGGTCAAGAAGCAGCCGGTTTAGGTATTTCACTTGCTGGTGGCGCAAACGCCCTTGAGACTCGTGAAGCCGTCGGCGCACGTATGGCTGAGCTGGAAAAAAACTTCCCAATTGGTCTAGCCTCAGTCGTTCCGTATGACACCACACCCTTTGTACGCTTGTCTATCGAACAAGTCGTTATGACCCTCATTGAAGCGATTGTGTTGGTATTTATCGTTATGTTCATTTTCTTACAGAACTGGCGTGCAACCATTATCCCGACCCTTGCCGTACCTGTCGTACTCTTGGGTACCTTTGCAGTGTTGTATATTGCAGGCTTTAGTATCAACGTGTTGACCATGTTTGCCATGGTATTGTCCATCGGTCTACTGGTCGATGATGCGATCGTCGTCGTAGAGAACGTCGAGCGAATACTAGAAGAAGATCCTCACATCTCTATCAAAGATGCAACTATCCAGTCAATGGGTGAAATCAGTAAAATCGTTATTGGTATTGCGCTTATCTTATCCGCAGTATTCGTACCGATGGCCTTCTTTGGTGGCTCAACAGGTGTGATTTATCGTCAGTTCTCTATTACGCTGATTACCAGCATGGTGCTTTCTGCCATGGTCGCGCTTGTATTCACCCCTGCCCTATGTGTGACCTTGCTAAAACGTGGCAAAAGTCATGAAAAAGGCAGTACCGAAAAGCAAAAAGGCTTCTTCGGTTGGTTCAACCGCGGCTTCTTCAAACTTAGCCGTTCGTACGAAAACTTTGTCGGCAAAAGTATTCGTTTTAAATGGTTATACATGATTGGTTATGCAGCCATCATCGGTATTATGGCGGTCGTGTTCTTACGTATTCCAGGCTCGTTTTTACCAGAAGAAGATCAAGGTATTATGTTTACCTTGGTTCAGCTTCCGGCTGGCTCTACATTAGATGAAACACAAGACGTATTGGATAAAGTTAGAAACTATTACGATACCCAAGAAACCGATAATATCGCTTCGGTCTTTACCATTGCAGGCTTTAGTTTTGCGGGTCAAGGTCAGAATATGGGTCTGGCGTTTGTGCGCTTATCAGACTGGGAGGAACGCTCGGGCGATGAAAACACCGCTCAAGCTGTCGCTGGTCGGGCGATGGGGTATTTCTTTACGCAGCTAAACGAAGCACAAGTATTTGCCATCGTACCACCAGCAATTACCGAGCTTGGTAATGCCAGTGGTTTTGACTTAATGATTCAGGACAGTGGTAACCTCGGACATGATGGGCTACTTGAAGCCCGAAATATGCTCTTAGGTATGGCCGCACAGAACGATCAAGTGGCTGGCGTACGTCCTAACGGTCAAGAAGATTCGCCACAACTTAAAGTAAATATCAATCAAGAACAAGCGGCGGCTTATGGCCTGTCACTAAGCAATATCAATAGCGTCATCTCAACAGCGTGGGGCTCAAGCTACGTTAACGACTTCATCGATCGTGGCCGTATCAAACGCGTCTATGTACAAGGTGAAGCCAGCAGCCGTACCAACCCCGATGATATTGGTAAATGGTATGTACGAAATGACATGAACGATATGATTTCGTTCGATGCATTCTCTAGTAGTGAGTGGCAGTCAGGCTCACCGCGTCTTACTCGTTACAACAGCCTACCGTCCATGAACATCCAAGGTAGCGCCGCACCAGGACTAAGTACTGGTGAAGCAATGAGCTCGATGGAAGCGATGATAGACAAGCTACCTGAAGGTATCAGTTATGAGTGGACAGGCATGTCATTGGAAGAGCAAAAATCAGGTGCCCAAGCGCCGATGCTTTATGCGCTTTCAATTCTAGTTGTCTTCTTATGTTTGGCGGCTTTGTACGAAAGCTGGTCTATTCCTGTCTCTGTACTACTAGTGATTCCACTTGGGGTATTGGGTGCAGTGATATTTACCTGGCTACGTGGTTTTGCCAATGATATCTACCTGCAAGTTGGTCTACTGACTGTCGTTGGTTTGTCCGCCAAAAACGCCATTTTGATTATTGAATTTGCAAAAGAACACCAAGAGGAAGGTTACAGTCTCACAGAAGCCGTCATGACCGCAGCACGCCAGCGTTTGCGTCCGATTATCATGACCTCGCTTGCCTTTGGACTGGGTGTTGTGCCATTATTCTTGGCCAATGGGCCAGGTTCAGGCAGTCAAAACGCTATTGGTACTAGCGTTGTTGGTGGGGTAATTACAGCAACCCTCTTAGGTATCTTCTTTATCCCAATGTTCTATATCTGGGTGCGTAGTGCGTTCCCGCATAAATATGAGAACAACACACCCAATGATAAAGATGGTGGCAATGGTACGCCTAACTCGCATAACCCAACACCTTCTGAGAGTTATCAGCCTGCAAGTCTTGGAGACAATACACAATGA
- a CDS encoding efflux transporter outer membrane subunit gives MSAQKTSITNSSSVAITAIDAQPALSRLRKKSGRLLGLTALAISMAACNTIPKADMRPVLAEPNIPMQQSYGAFDKETVSSADQASIASQRWQNFYSDERLKGLIALGLEKNKDFESARLAIEKARAQYQITDINDLPAINGSAGYTRSAQNRTDRNASSSYSVNLGLANYELDFWGKISSLKDQALQNFLATTAAKDATQISLISNIAQSYANLSYSLAQLKLAEATVESRERSLFIADKRFEAGIDAKLPSLQAAASLESAKLAVLRAQTSVLQSRNALQYLVGGAIPNELIPTPAVSNITSQQIFNAGLPSELLRYRPDVLQAEYNLKAAGANIEVARASYFPSISLTSSVGVSSGSLNDLFKNGAVGWSFGPSVSVPIFDAGRLDANYDVAQIEREQTLASYESSIQTAFREVSDVLATRATLGEQLEAQYRLQDNFEQTYQIADARFKAGLDNYLDVLDAQRSLFSTQQGILDLELQKIVSQIELYQALGGGANLDVPTVIPVPQHTNLAQIVTGTATSAKTKATNAIEAAGSARVTTPQEAVAIKQSQAVETTTFEPTAIVDVNDDGQKDAAVGVITEETRFNNNSVEQVPVTQIVEP, from the coding sequence ATGAGTGCTCAAAAAACATCTATCACTAACTCATCATCGGTAGCTATTACAGCTATCGATGCGCAGCCAGCGCTATCTCGTTTGCGCAAAAAAAGTGGTCGCCTGTTAGGTTTGACTGCATTGGCAATCAGCATGGCCGCTTGTAACACCATTCCAAAAGCCGATATGCGTCCTGTGCTAGCAGAGCCAAATATTCCTATGCAGCAATCTTATGGTGCATTTGATAAAGAGACTGTCAGTAGTGCTGATCAAGCAAGCATTGCCAGTCAGCGCTGGCAGAATTTTTATAGCGATGAGCGCCTAAAAGGTCTGATTGCTCTCGGTCTTGAAAAAAACAAAGACTTTGAGAGTGCGCGCCTAGCCATTGAAAAAGCTCGTGCACAGTATCAGATTACTGACATTAATGACTTGCCAGCTATCAACGGCAGTGCTGGTTATACTCGCTCAGCACAAAATCGTACTGATCGAAACGCTAGTAGTAGCTACAGTGTCAACTTGGGTCTTGCCAATTATGAGCTCGATTTTTGGGGTAAAATCTCAAGCTTAAAAGATCAAGCATTGCAGAATTTCTTGGCGACCACAGCAGCTAAAGATGCGACCCAAATCAGCTTGATTAGTAATATCGCACAAAGCTACGCCAACCTAAGCTACAGCTTGGCGCAATTAAAACTGGCTGAAGCTACAGTTGAGAGTCGTGAGCGTTCGCTATTTATCGCGGATAAACGTTTTGAAGCAGGTATTGACGCAAAACTGCCTTCATTACAGGCTGCTGCTTCTCTTGAAAGTGCCAAACTTGCCGTATTACGTGCCCAGACCAGTGTTCTTCAATCACGCAATGCATTGCAGTACTTAGTTGGTGGCGCTATTCCAAATGAGCTTATCCCAACACCTGCTGTTAGTAATATTACTAGCCAGCAGATATTTAATGCTGGTCTACCAAGTGAATTACTACGTTATCGTCCTGACGTCCTACAAGCAGAATACAACCTAAAAGCTGCTGGTGCGAATATCGAAGTGGCCCGTGCCTCTTACTTCCCATCTATTAGCTTGACCAGTAGTGTGGGCGTCAGTAGCGGCAGCTTAAATGACTTGTTTAAAAATGGTGCCGTTGGTTGGTCATTTGGACCTAGCGTAAGCGTCCCTATCTTTGATGCAGGCCGTTTAGATGCCAATTATGATGTGGCTCAAATCGAACGTGAGCAAACGCTTGCTAGTTATGAGAGCTCTATTCAAACGGCATTCCGCGAAGTATCAGATGTACTTGCCACACGTGCAACACTCGGTGAGCAGTTAGAGGCGCAGTATCGTCTGCAAGATAATTTTGAACAGACATATCAGATAGCAGATGCGCGCTTTAAAGCTGGTCTGGACAATTACTTAGACGTACTTGATGCGCAGCGTTCACTGTTCTCTACTCAGCAAGGTATCCTAGATTTAGAGCTACAGAAAATCGTTAGCCAGATTGAGTTGTACCAAGCGCTTGGTGGCGGTGCGAATCTTGATGTACCGACCGTCATTCCGGTACCGCAGCATACTAACTTGGCGCAGATTGTTACTGGAACTGCGACTAGTGCAAAAACCAAAGCGACAAATGCCATCGAAGCAGCTGGTTCAGCGCGTGTGACTACGCCGCAAGAAGCGGTCGCCATTAAGCAGTCGCAAGCGGTAGAAACGACTACTTTTGAGCCTACTGCTATCGTCGATGTGAATGATGATGGCCAGAAGGATGCCGCTGTCGGCGTGATCACTGAAGAGACTCGCTTCAATAACAATAGTGTTGAGCAAGTTCCTGTGACCCAGATTGTTGAGCCTTAA
- the hemB gene encoding porphobilinogen synthase: MSYTFNRQYPATRLRRLRYNDNVRSMIREVELHPKHFIAPVFVLEGENQRETITSMPGVERLSIDLLINYAKELLAEGVTTIDLFPVIDNALKTPDGSAAYDENALTARTIKAVKDAVPEMVVMTDVALDPYTSHGQDGLLDDSGYVINDATIEVLVKQALVHARAGADIISPSDMMDGRIKAMRDAFEAEGFVNTAIMAYSAKYASAYYGPFRDAVGSTGNLKGGHKKQYQMDFGNRAEALHEVAMDINEGADMVMIKPGQPYLDLIREVKDTFGVPTFAYQVSGEYAMHMAAIQNGWLSDAVILESLIGFRRAGADGILTYFALEAARQLNNA; this comes from the coding sequence ATGAGCTATACCTTTAACCGTCAATATCCTGCTACTCGCTTACGTCGCCTACGCTACAATGACAATGTACGTTCAATGATTCGCGAAGTGGAGCTACACCCTAAGCATTTTATTGCCCCTGTCTTTGTATTAGAAGGCGAAAACCAGCGCGAAACCATCACTAGTATGCCGGGCGTGGAACGCTTATCGATTGATTTGCTAATCAACTATGCCAAAGAATTGTTGGCAGAAGGTGTCACAACCATCGATCTTTTTCCTGTGATCGATAACGCTTTGAAAACACCAGACGGTAGCGCCGCTTATGACGAAAACGCCCTGACTGCACGTACGATAAAAGCGGTCAAAGACGCTGTGCCAGAGATGGTCGTCATGACTGATGTAGCGCTAGACCCTTATACCTCACATGGTCAAGATGGTCTACTTGATGACAGCGGTTACGTCATCAATGATGCAACCATCGAAGTATTGGTCAAGCAGGCGCTGGTACATGCGCGTGCCGGTGCAGATATCATCTCTCCTAGTGATATGATGGATGGCCGTATCAAGGCCATGCGTGATGCTTTTGAAGCAGAAGGTTTTGTGAATACGGCTATTATGGCCTACTCAGCCAAATATGCGTCTGCCTACTACGGTCCATTCCGTGATGCCGTTGGCAGTACTGGCAACTTGAAAGGTGGCCATAAGAAACAGTATCAGATGGACTTTGGCAATCGTGCTGAGGCGCTACATGAAGTGGCTATGGATATCAATGAAGGCGCGGATATGGTCATGATCAAACCAGGTCAGCCTTATCTTGATTTGATTCGTGAAGTCAAAGATACCTTTGGCGTACCCACCTTTGCATATCAAGTATCTGGCGAATATGCCATGCATATGGCAGCCATTCAGAACGGATGGTTAAGTGATGCAGTGATTTTAGAGTCGCTGATTGGTTTCCGCCGTGCTGGCGCTGATGGCATCTTGACCTACTTTGCTCTAGAAGCGGCCCGCCAGCTGAACAATGCCTAA
- a CDS encoding glutathione S-transferase family protein, translated as MGLLVDGQWQDKWYETKESGGRFQREDAGFRNWVTVDGSAGPTGIEGFKAEPDRYHLYVSLACPWAHRTLIYRKLKGLEDIIPLSVVHPYMGEYGWTFAEGAGVVADPVINADYAYELYTKAKPDYTGRVTVPILWDKKTNKIVSNESSEIIRMFNSAFDEVGALAGNFVPSELLQEIDDINTFVYSTINNGVYKTGFSTTQEAYEEAVIELFAALDTLETRLAHQRYLTGSTITEADWRLFTTLVRFDAVYVGHFKCNLRRIVDYPNLWGYLRDLYQVPGIAETVNMNHIKQHYYTSHANINPTRIVPAGPVIDFNEPHDRARL; from the coding sequence ATGGGTCTCTTGGTAGACGGGCAGTGGCAAGACAAGTGGTATGAGACAAAAGAGAGTGGTGGCCGCTTTCAGCGTGAAGATGCTGGTTTTAGAAACTGGGTAACGGTAGATGGTAGCGCAGGGCCCACAGGTATTGAGGGCTTTAAAGCGGAACCTGACCGCTATCATTTATACGTGTCGCTAGCTTGTCCTTGGGCACACCGTACCCTTATCTATCGCAAGCTTAAAGGCTTAGAAGACATCATTCCGCTATCTGTAGTACATCCATATATGGGTGAGTATGGTTGGACGTTTGCAGAAGGTGCAGGCGTCGTTGCTGACCCAGTTATCAATGCAGACTATGCCTATGAGCTTTATACTAAGGCCAAACCAGACTATACAGGCCGTGTCACCGTACCTATCTTGTGGGATAAAAAAACAAACAAAATCGTGAGTAATGAGTCATCTGAGATTATTCGTATGTTTAACTCTGCCTTTGATGAGGTTGGGGCACTAGCAGGTAATTTTGTGCCTTCAGAGTTATTGCAAGAAATTGATGATATCAATACCTTTGTCTATTCTACTATCAACAATGGCGTGTATAAGACAGGATTTTCTACCACACAAGAGGCTTACGAAGAGGCCGTGATTGAGCTGTTTGCGGCATTAGATACACTTGAGACGCGCTTAGCACATCAGCGTTATCTAACAGGTAGCACTATAACTGAGGCCGATTGGCGACTGTTTACGACGTTGGTTCGTTTTGATGCTGTCTATGTTGGGCACTTTAAATGCAATCTGCGCCGTATCGTTGACTATCCAAACCTTTGGGGCTATCTACGTGATTTATATCAAGTACCTGGTATTGCAGAGACGGTAAATATGAATCATATCAAGCAGCATTATTACACCAGTCATGCCAATATTAATCCTACTCGTATTGTTCCTGCTGGCCCAGTGATTGATTTTAATGAACCACATGACCGTGCACGTCTATAG
- a CDS encoding helix-turn-helix domain-containing protein, translated as MDKICEALDIEVGDLFTYVPNDSLDKEK; from the coding sequence ATTGATAAAATTTGTGAGGCATTAGATATTGAGGTAGGTGATTTATTTACTTATGTACCTAACGACTCGCTAGATAAAGAGAAGTAA
- a CDS encoding MgtC/SapB family protein — MFNFDFSLNVLVYHAFQLGIAFILSLPIALNRELEDNGAGLRTFPLVTIASCAFMLVGMDIYQDADAEARIMYGIITGMGFIGGGAIFKNESGAKGTATAAGLWNTAAIGISVAYGRYEIAIILSVVGFLILQFSKPFKPKS; from the coding sequence ATGTTTAACTTCGATTTTAGTCTAAATGTTCTGGTATATCATGCCTTTCAATTAGGTATTGCTTTCATATTGTCACTACCAATCGCGCTTAACCGTGAACTTGAAGATAATGGTGCAGGTTTAAGGACTTTTCCTTTAGTAACAATTGCTTCGTGTGCTTTTATGCTAGTGGGCATGGACATTTATCAAGACGCCGATGCTGAGGCTAGAATTATGTATGGCATAATCACTGGAATGGGTTTTATTGGCGGTGGCGCTATCTTTAAAAATGAAAGTGGCGCAAAGGGCACTGCTACTGCGGCTGGATTGTGGAATACAGCCGCCATTGGGATATCGGTGGCTTATGGTCGCTATGAGATTGCCATTATATTATCAGTAGTTGGTTTTTTAATTCTACAATTCTCAAAACCTTTTAAACCAAAATCTTAA